One window of the Gammaproteobacteria bacterium genome contains the following:
- the rpsN gene encoding 30S ribosomal protein S14 yields MAKKSMVNREVKRASLVAKFAVKRAELKSRMLDLNLSDEERDEAQARFHALPRNASPCRMRNRCRDSGRSRGYYRKFGLGRNKLREAAMRGDVPGLVKASW; encoded by the coding sequence ATGGCTAAAAAGAGCATGGTAAATCGCGAGGTCAAGCGCGCAAGTTTGGTTGCTAAGTTTGCTGTAAAACGAGCTGAACTGAAGAGTCGCATGTTGGATCTCAATTTGAGCGATGAAGAGCGTGATGAGGCGCAAGCCAGATTCCACGCACTACCACGCAATGCCAGCCCGTGCCGGATGCGGAATCGTTGCCGCGACAGCGGTCGTAGCCGCGGTTATTATCGCAAGTTTGGTCTGGGTCGGAACAAACTGCGCGAAGCTGCCATGCGTGGGGATGTCCCAGGCTTGGTTAAGGCGAGCTGGTAA